From the Zonotrichia leucophrys gambelii isolate GWCS_2022_RI chromosome 10, RI_Zleu_2.0, whole genome shotgun sequence genome, one window contains:
- the SAXO2 gene encoding stabilizer of axonemal microtubules 2 isoform X1: MGPPRCICEICSCGRHRCCHKPTKIYDDGAKPSHKTEYVENYPGYGNVCPPESCKPKPELQEDKARMDGTTTFKSDYLPYEIVTRPFRQQEEYRPKSGKIDLGTIYQRDYNPHKVGPVTLARPRERKHTSDAKVDTVPTYRDHYRLWKSQRTEPCKVERDYEPPSERFGNPSTFQDDYIPKQPNPPASCKPCDTKLPEGPFDGNTIHRTAYVAHELEPLFVRPREEYKPSDQPFEDLTTHQRDFKGTPGEQAKSCKPEGQKHGSDDPFKGTTEFQDRYQPYSVTAPEFHKPREYVPPTDKMDLKSSNRLDYIKHKVAPRAPMKPAPGRKTTGPFQGKTTTKEDYQPWRVPPRGLIKKEEEIQKPTGRFASLTTFRSHYVPHQANPPQSFKPVEVVPTGVPFKDETLYRTEYTPKKPEVCPGLNPDAVGYVYVNTDSEGHRFYRRLSPEPSGADSSPVPEEVPAVS, from the exons ATGGGGCCGCCGCGCTGCATCTGCGAGATCTGCTCCTGCGG ACGCCACCGCTGCTGCCACAAACCCACAAAGATTTATGATGATGGAGCGAAACCGAGCCACAAAACTGAGTATGTGGAGAACTACCCTGGCTATGGCAACGTCTGCCCTCCTGAGAGCTGCAAGCCAAAGCCAGAGCTCCAAGAGGATAAGGCGAGAATGGACGGCACCACAACGTTCaa GTCTGATTATTTACCGTATGAAATTGTTACAAGACCTTTTCGGCAACAAGAAGAATATAGACCAAAGTCAGGGAAGATTGACCTGGGAACCATTTACCAGAGAGATTACAATCCTCATAAAGTAGGACCAGTGACATTAGCAAGGCCTCGAGAGAGGAAACATACTTCAGATGCCAAAGTGGATACTGTCCCAACCTACCGGG ATCACTACAGGTTATGGAAAAGTCAAAGAACAGAACCCTGTAAGGTGGAGCGTGACTACGAGCCACCTTCGGAGAGGTTTGGAAATCCTTCCACGTTTCAAGATGACTACATCCCCAAGCAGCCCAATCCCCCTGCAAGCTGCAAACCCTGTGACACCAAGCTGCCAGAGGGGCCTTTTGATGGCAACACCATCCATCGCACGGCCTACGTCGCCCATGAGTTGGAGCCCTTGTTCGTCAGGCCAAGGGAAGAGTACAAGCCAAGCGACCAACCCTTTGAAGATCTCACAACCCACCAGAGAGATTTTAAAGGGACGCCTGGGGAACAAGCAAAAAGCTGCAAGCCTGAAGGTCAAAAACATGGATCTGATGATCCTTTTAAAGGAACCACTGAATTCCAGGATCGCTATCAGCCGTATTCGGTCACCGCGCCTGAGTTCCACAAACCAAGAGAGTACGTTCCACCCACAGACAAGATGGACCTCAAGTCCTCAAACCGTCTAGATTACATTAAACACAAGGTTGCTCCTAGAGCCCCCATGAAACCAGctcctggaagaaaaaccacTGGCCCTTTTCAAGGGAAGACTACTACAAAAGAAGACTATCAGCCTTGGAGAGTTCCTCCACGAGGGCTTAttaagaaagaagaggaaattcAAAAGCCCACAGGAAGATTTGCTAGTTTAACTACATTCAGGTCCCATTACGTACCTCATCAGGCCAATCCGCCTCAAAGTTTCAAACCTGTAGAGGTTGTACCTACTGGAGTTCCTTTTAAAGATGAAACTTTGTACCGCACTGAATATACACCAAAGAAGCCAGAGGTCTGCCCAGGACTCAATCCAGATGCTGTGGGTTATGTCTATGTCAACACAGATTCTGAGGGTCACAGATTCTACCGCCGGCTGTCCCCAGAACCATCCGGCGCAGACAGCAGTCCTGTTCCAGAGGAAGTACCTGCTGTGTCATAA
- the SAXO2 gene encoding stabilizer of axonemal microtubules 2 isoform X2, with amino-acid sequence MMMERNRATKLSMWRTTLAMATSALLRAASQSQSSKRIRREWTAPQRSNHYRLWKSQRTEPCKVERDYEPPSERFGNPSTFQDDYIPKQPNPPASCKPCDTKLPEGPFDGNTIHRTAYVAHELEPLFVRPREEYKPSDQPFEDLTTHQRDFKGTPGEQAKSCKPEGQKHGSDDPFKGTTEFQDRYQPYSVTAPEFHKPREYVPPTDKMDLKSSNRLDYIKHKVAPRAPMKPAPGRKTTGPFQGKTTTKEDYQPWRVPPRGLIKKEEEIQKPTGRFASLTTFRSHYVPHQANPPQSFKPVEVVPTGVPFKDETLYRTEYTPKKPEVCPGLNPDAVGYVYVNTDSEGHRFYRRLSPEPSGADSSPVPEEVPAVS; translated from the exons ATGATGATGGAGCGAAACCGAGCCACAAAACTGAGTATGTGGAGAACTACCCTGGCTATGGCAACGTCTGCCCTCCTGAGAGCTGCAAGCCAAAGCCAGAGCTCCAAGAGGATAAGGCGAGAATGGACGGCACCACAACGTTCaa ATCACTACAGGTTATGGAAAAGTCAAAGAACAGAACCCTGTAAGGTGGAGCGTGACTACGAGCCACCTTCGGAGAGGTTTGGAAATCCTTCCACGTTTCAAGATGACTACATCCCCAAGCAGCCCAATCCCCCTGCAAGCTGCAAACCCTGTGACACCAAGCTGCCAGAGGGGCCTTTTGATGGCAACACCATCCATCGCACGGCCTACGTCGCCCATGAGTTGGAGCCCTTGTTCGTCAGGCCAAGGGAAGAGTACAAGCCAAGCGACCAACCCTTTGAAGATCTCACAACCCACCAGAGAGATTTTAAAGGGACGCCTGGGGAACAAGCAAAAAGCTGCAAGCCTGAAGGTCAAAAACATGGATCTGATGATCCTTTTAAAGGAACCACTGAATTCCAGGATCGCTATCAGCCGTATTCGGTCACCGCGCCTGAGTTCCACAAACCAAGAGAGTACGTTCCACCCACAGACAAGATGGACCTCAAGTCCTCAAACCGTCTAGATTACATTAAACACAAGGTTGCTCCTAGAGCCCCCATGAAACCAGctcctggaagaaaaaccacTGGCCCTTTTCAAGGGAAGACTACTACAAAAGAAGACTATCAGCCTTGGAGAGTTCCTCCACGAGGGCTTAttaagaaagaagaggaaattcAAAAGCCCACAGGAAGATTTGCTAGTTTAACTACATTCAGGTCCCATTACGTACCTCATCAGGCCAATCCGCCTCAAAGTTTCAAACCTGTAGAGGTTGTACCTACTGGAGTTCCTTTTAAAGATGAAACTTTGTACCGCACTGAATATACACCAAAGAAGCCAGAGGTCTGCCCAGGACTCAATCCAGATGCTGTGGGTTATGTCTATGTCAACACAGATTCTGAGGGTCACAGATTCTACCGCCGGCTGTCCCCAGAACCATCCGGCGCAGACAGCAGTCCTGTTCCAGAGGAAGTACCTGCTGTGTCATAA